One segment of Nocardioides sp. QY071 DNA contains the following:
- a CDS encoding amino acid ABC transporter ATP-binding protein — translation MTALLQVRDVRKTYPRHDEPGRRVVLDDLSLTVSPGDVVCLIGSSGSGKSTLLRCLDLLEPIDDGVIEFQGREISDPLVDPRVVRRDIGMVFQAYNLFPHLSVLDNCTLAPRRVHGIPAAAAKDKARELLHRFGLSEHVDKHPDRLSGGQQQRVALVRALCTDPALLLLDEITAALDPELVGEVLDIVRSLAEAGTTMVLATHEMSFAREVASHVCFLDGGRIVEEGPPAQVLGAPEQARTREFLRRVLPQA, via the coding sequence ATGACGGCACTGCTGCAGGTCCGCGATGTCCGCAAGACCTACCCGCGCCACGACGAGCCGGGCCGGCGGGTGGTCCTCGACGACCTGTCCCTCACCGTCTCCCCTGGCGACGTGGTCTGCCTGATCGGGTCGTCCGGCTCGGGCAAGTCGACCCTGCTGCGCTGCCTCGACCTGCTCGAGCCGATCGACGACGGCGTGATCGAGTTCCAGGGCCGTGAGATCTCCGACCCGCTGGTCGACCCGCGGGTCGTGCGGCGCGACATCGGCATGGTCTTCCAGGCCTACAACCTGTTCCCGCACCTCAGCGTCCTCGACAACTGCACCCTGGCACCGCGCCGCGTGCACGGCATCCCCGCCGCGGCCGCGAAGGACAAGGCCCGCGAGCTGCTGCACCGCTTCGGACTCAGCGAGCACGTCGACAAGCACCCCGACCGCCTCTCCGGCGGCCAGCAGCAGCGGGTCGCCCTGGTCCGCGCGCTGTGCACGGACCCGGCCCTGCTGCTGCTCGACGAGATCACCGCCGCGCTCGACCCGGAGCTGGTGGGCGAGGTGCTCGACATCGTCCGCAGCCTCGCCGAAGCGGGTACGACGATGGTGCTGGCCACCCACGAGATGAGCTTCGCCCGCGAGGTCGCCTCGCACGTCTGCTTCCTCGACGGCGGCCGGATCGTCGAGGAGGGTCCGCCTGCGCAGGTGCTGGGGGCTCCCGAGCAGGCACGGACCCGGGAGTTCCTGCGCCGGGTGCTGCCCCAGGCCTGA
- a CDS encoding amino acid ABC transporter permease, with the protein MSGSTADWQPSERELARRRTRSRQRRHGVVVASIATVVVIGALGAALVLSPGWPRVRATFLDLHHAKESLPSILDGFWLNVRMFLIAEPIILVLGLALALARQATSAWLVPLRGLAVLYTDVVRGVPTLLLVFLFVFGMPALGLAGIPNSIFFWATVALVVSYSAYVAEVFRSGIESVHPSQLASAEALALSRAQTMRHVVVPQAVRRVVPPLLNDFVSLQKDTALVASVGLFDALFAAADYGNFNFNFTPYVVAALFFIAMTVPLARLCDVLARRLARRERAGAL; encoded by the coding sequence GTGAGCGGGTCGACCGCGGACTGGCAGCCGAGCGAGCGCGAGCTCGCCCGGCGTCGTACCCGTTCCCGTCAGCGGCGCCACGGCGTCGTGGTCGCCAGCATCGCGACGGTCGTGGTGATCGGCGCGCTCGGTGCGGCGCTGGTGCTGTCGCCGGGGTGGCCGCGGGTGCGCGCGACCTTCCTCGACCTGCACCACGCCAAGGAGTCGCTGCCGTCGATCCTCGACGGGTTCTGGCTCAACGTGCGGATGTTCCTCATCGCCGAGCCGATCATCCTGGTCCTGGGCCTGGCGCTGGCCCTGGCCCGACAGGCGACGTCGGCGTGGCTGGTGCCACTGCGCGGCCTCGCGGTGCTCTACACCGACGTGGTGCGCGGCGTCCCGACGCTGCTGCTCGTCTTCCTCTTCGTCTTCGGCATGCCCGCGCTCGGACTCGCCGGCATCCCCAACAGCATCTTCTTCTGGGCCACGGTCGCGCTGGTCGTGTCCTACTCGGCCTACGTCGCCGAGGTGTTCCGCTCCGGCATCGAGTCGGTGCACCCCTCGCAGCTCGCCAGCGCCGAGGCGCTGGCCCTGTCCCGGGCCCAGACGATGCGGCACGTGGTCGTCCCACAGGCCGTGCGCCGCGTCGTACCCCCGCTGCTCAACGACTTCGTCTCCCTGCAGAAGGACACCGCGCTGGTCGCCTCGGTCGGCCTGTTCGACGCCCTGTTCGCCGCCGCGGACTACGGGAACTTCAACTTCAACTTCACGCCGTACGTCGTCGCGGCCCTCTTCTTCATCGCGATGACCGTGCCCCTGGCCCGACTGTGCGACGTGCTCGCGCGACGACTGGCCCGGCGCGAGCGGGCAGGAGCACTCTGA
- a CDS encoding ABC transporter substrate-binding protein produces MRPALRLSRAAAPVAAVLLATAVAACAPAEDEPEQSGKSASADECAVADLPLVKKGVLTIGTDSPAYEPWFVDDDPANGKGFESAVAYALADELGFSKDQVSWVTVPFNNSYKPGKKDFDFDINQISVNPEREKAVDFSDGYYSAAQAVIVLKDSPAAEATSLADLAKFKIGAQTGTTSLTAVRDVIKPEQEPLVFQNTNNAKQAMLNGQVDAIVADLPTAFYISAAEIENSVLLGQFQYDGGEPEEFGLLFEQGNELLPCVNGAIASLKENGTLADLQQKWLSDVVSVPELQ; encoded by the coding sequence ATGCGTCCTGCCCTGCGCCTGTCCCGCGCCGCCGCCCCCGTCGCCGCCGTCCTGCTCGCCACCGCGGTCGCCGCGTGCGCCCCGGCGGAGGACGAGCCCGAGCAGAGCGGCAAGAGCGCCTCGGCCGACGAGTGTGCCGTCGCCGACCTCCCGCTGGTGAAGAAGGGCGTGCTGACGATCGGCACCGACTCGCCGGCCTACGAGCCCTGGTTCGTCGACGACGACCCGGCCAACGGCAAGGGCTTCGAGTCCGCCGTGGCCTACGCGCTGGCCGACGAGCTCGGCTTCTCGAAGGACCAGGTCAGCTGGGTGACCGTGCCGTTCAACAACTCGTACAAGCCCGGCAAGAAGGACTTCGACTTCGACATCAACCAGATCTCGGTCAACCCCGAGCGTGAGAAGGCGGTCGACTTCTCCGACGGCTACTACTCCGCCGCGCAGGCCGTGATCGTGCTCAAGGACAGCCCCGCCGCCGAGGCGACCTCGCTTGCCGACCTCGCGAAGTTCAAGATCGGCGCCCAGACCGGCACCACGTCGCTGACCGCCGTGCGCGACGTGATCAAGCCCGAGCAGGAGCCGCTGGTCTTCCAGAACACCAACAACGCCAAGCAGGCGATGCTCAACGGCCAGGTCGACGCGATCGTCGCGGACCTGCCGACCGCGTTCTACATCAGCGCGGCGGAGATCGAGAACAGCGTGCTGCTGGGCCAGTTCCAGTACGACGGCGGCGAGCCCGAAGAGTTCGGCCTGCTCTTCGAGCAGGGCAACGAGCTGCTCCCCTGCGTCAACGGCGCCATCGCGTCGCTGAAGGAGAACGGCACCCTGGCCGACCTGCAGCAGAAGTGGCTGTCCGACGTGGTCAGCGTGCCCGAGCTGCAGTGA
- a CDS encoding NAD(P)H-quinone dehydrogenase: MTRVVIVGGGPGGYESALVAAQLGAEVVVVDSDGVGGSAVLTDCVPSKTLIATAEVMTDFLEAGELGIDVAAPRVDLARVNDRVKALALAQSADIESRLAREGVTVVHGRGRLDGPSRVVATLADGTEATYDADAVLVATGATPRVLETAQPDGERILTWEQVYDLAEMPEHVIVVGSGVTGAEFASAYQSLGIPVTLVSSRDRVLPGEDQDAAQVLEDVLTRRGMTVLGRSRMQSVTRSGDAVTVTLQDGREVTGSHCILALGSVPNTEGIGLESAGVTLDDGGFVKVDRVSRTSAPGVYAAGDCTGVFMLASVAAMQGRIAMAHVLGDAVQPLDLGVVASNVFTSPEIATVGVTQKQVDAGEVLAEVVMQPLATNPRAKMQGIVDGFVKLFVAPGSRSLLGGVVVGPRASELIHPVALAVTERLTADQLAQTFTVYPSISGSIAEAARRLHQV, from the coding sequence ATGACGCGCGTCGTGATCGTCGGTGGGGGACCCGGTGGCTACGAGTCGGCCCTGGTGGCCGCCCAGCTCGGGGCGGAGGTCGTCGTCGTGGACTCCGACGGGGTCGGCGGGTCGGCGGTGCTGACCGACTGCGTGCCGAGCAAGACCCTGATCGCGACCGCCGAGGTGATGACCGACTTCCTCGAAGCCGGCGAGCTCGGCATCGACGTCGCCGCGCCGCGGGTCGACCTGGCCCGGGTCAACGACCGGGTCAAGGCGCTCGCGCTCGCGCAGTCCGCCGACATCGAGAGCCGGCTGGCCCGTGAGGGCGTCACCGTCGTCCACGGCCGGGGCCGCCTCGACGGCCCGTCGCGGGTGGTGGCGACGCTCGCCGACGGCACCGAGGCGACGTACGACGCCGACGCGGTGCTCGTCGCGACCGGCGCCACGCCGCGGGTGCTGGAGACCGCGCAGCCCGACGGCGAGCGGATCCTGACGTGGGAGCAGGTCTACGACCTCGCCGAGATGCCCGAGCACGTGATCGTGGTCGGCTCCGGTGTGACCGGTGCGGAGTTCGCCAGCGCCTACCAGTCGCTCGGCATCCCGGTCACCCTCGTGTCCTCGCGTGACCGCGTGCTGCCCGGCGAGGACCAGGACGCCGCGCAGGTGCTCGAGGACGTGCTGACCCGGCGCGGCATGACCGTTCTCGGGCGGTCCCGGATGCAGTCGGTGACCCGCTCCGGCGACGCGGTGACCGTGACCCTGCAGGACGGTCGCGAGGTGACCGGATCGCACTGCATCCTCGCCCTCGGCTCGGTCCCCAACACCGAGGGGATCGGCCTGGAGTCGGCCGGCGTCACGCTCGACGACGGCGGGTTCGTCAAGGTCGACCGGGTCTCGCGGACCTCCGCGCCCGGGGTGTACGCCGCCGGCGACTGCACCGGTGTGTTCATGCTGGCCTCGGTCGCCGCCATGCAGGGCCGGATCGCGATGGCCCACGTGCTCGGCGACGCGGTCCAGCCGCTCGACCTCGGCGTGGTCGCGTCCAACGTCTTCACGTCCCCGGAGATCGCCACCGTCGGCGTCACCCAGAAGCAGGTCGACGCGGGCGAGGTGCTCGCCGAGGTGGTCATGCAGCCGCTCGCCACGAACCCGCGCGCCAAGATGCAGGGCATCGTCGACGGCTTCGTGAAGCTGTTCGTCGCCCCCGGCTCGCGCAGCCTGCTCGGCGGTGTCGTCGTCGGGCCCCGCGCCTCCGAGCTGATCCACCCCGTCGCGCTCGCCGTGACCGAGCGGCTCACCGCCGACCAGCTCGCCCAGACGTTCACCGTCTACCCGTCGATCAGCGGCTCGATCGCCGAGGCCGCCCGCCGCCTGCACCAGGTCTGA
- a CDS encoding ribose-5-phosphate isomerase, producing the protein MRVHLGCDHAGLELKSHLTGWLTEHGYEPVDHGPFVYDALDDYPVFCLRAAEGVRADREQGLDSLGVVIGGSGNGEQIAANKVKGIRAALAWSEETATLAREHNDAWVVAVGGRMHTLDEMTRLVEVFLTTPFPGDERHVRRIGQLSSYETTGDLPPLPESALGHQD; encoded by the coding sequence ATGCGCGTTCATCTCGGCTGCGACCACGCCGGCCTCGAGCTCAAGTCCCACCTCACCGGCTGGCTGACCGAGCACGGCTACGAGCCGGTCGACCACGGCCCGTTCGTCTACGACGCGCTCGACGACTACCCGGTCTTCTGCCTGCGCGCTGCCGAGGGCGTGCGCGCCGACCGCGAGCAGGGCCTCGACAGCCTCGGCGTGGTCATCGGCGGCTCCGGCAACGGCGAGCAGATCGCCGCCAACAAGGTGAAGGGCATCCGGGCGGCCCTCGCCTGGTCGGAGGAGACCGCCACCCTGGCGCGCGAGCACAACGACGCCTGGGTGGTCGCCGTCGGCGGCCGGATGCACACCCTCGACGAGATGACCCGTCTCGTCGAGGTCTTCCTGACCACCCCGTTCCCCGGCGACGAGCGCCACGTGCGCCGCATCGGCCAGCTGTCGTCGTACGAGACCACCGGGGATCTCCCGCCGCTGCCCGAGTCGGCTCTCGGGCACCAGGACTGA
- a CDS encoding DNA-formamidopyrimidine glycosylase family protein, with product MPEGHTLHRLAGELTAVFGGSRVQVGSPQGRFAESAAQLDGALLVDADAWGKQLFIRFEGERFVHVHLGLYGTFDVHAGVDEIPAPVGQVRLRLTRPGAYADLRGATTCALVTAAERAAVVAKAGPDPLRDDADPERAWARISRSSAPIGTLLMDQTVLAGVGNVYRAEVLFRHRIHPLRPGRTLRRTQWGAIWDDLVVLMGEGVLTGRIDTVRPEHTPEAMGRPPRVDDHGGEVYVYRRTGQSCHVCQGKVRTEVLGGRNLFWCPRCQPVFRSRAGR from the coding sequence ATGCCCGAGGGTCATACCCTCCATCGCCTCGCCGGCGAGCTGACCGCGGTCTTCGGGGGGAGCCGCGTCCAGGTCGGGAGCCCTCAGGGCCGCTTCGCCGAGTCCGCCGCGCAGCTCGACGGCGCCCTGCTCGTCGACGCCGACGCCTGGGGCAAGCAGCTGTTCATCCGGTTCGAGGGTGAGCGGTTCGTCCACGTCCACCTCGGGCTCTACGGCACCTTCGACGTGCACGCCGGCGTCGACGAGATCCCGGCGCCCGTCGGGCAGGTCCGCCTGCGGCTGACCCGCCCCGGTGCGTACGCCGACCTGCGGGGCGCGACGACCTGCGCGCTCGTCACGGCTGCCGAGCGCGCGGCGGTGGTCGCGAAGGCCGGCCCGGACCCGCTGCGCGACGACGCCGACCCCGAGCGGGCCTGGGCCCGGATCTCTCGGAGCAGCGCACCGATCGGCACCCTGCTGATGGACCAGACCGTGCTGGCCGGCGTCGGGAACGTCTACCGCGCCGAGGTGCTCTTCCGGCACCGCATCCACCCGTTGCGGCCCGGTCGCACGCTTCGTCGTACGCAATGGGGGGCGATCTGGGACGATCTGGTGGTGCTGATGGGGGAGGGAGTGCTCACCGGGCGGATCGACACCGTCCGTCCCGAGCACACCCCGGAGGCGATGGGTCGCCCGCCGCGGGTCGACGACCACGGCGGCGAGGTCTACGTCTACCGCCGCACCGGCCAGTCCTGCCACGTGTGCCAGGGCAAGGTCCGCACCGAGGTCCTGGGCGGCCGCAACCTGTTCTGGTGCCCGCGCTGCCAGCCGGTGTTCCGGTCCAGGGCGGGTCGATGA
- a CDS encoding PP2C family protein-serine/threonine phosphatase yields the protein MPALPAGVPVQGGSMIRGRRWAGSDVGLACVLALLTSAVVVGIGWNPDDVPINLVFLPLVLGILFLSNRVLRWFAAFIMVALSSAAVLQDTYPVRIVVALVVMYGVSVLVIVLSLRRDHVGVGPMRGQSMLVDLRDRILAQGEIPQLPREWLVQSALSSAGGSPFAGDFVVATASDRGRRMELVVVDVSGKGEAAGTRALQLSGAMGGLVAALPPDRFFPAANDYLLQRAWEEGFATAVHVSVDLRTGDFELRSAGHPPAVQREAGSGRWKLLRPEGPVLGIVDDADFSCHRGRLAPGDSLLLYTDGMVEEPRRDIDLGIDHMMGEAESLLRGSWEGLARRLVAAVGSPDDDRALLVVHRRP from the coding sequence GTGCCCGCGCTGCCAGCCGGTGTTCCGGTCCAGGGCGGGTCGATGATCCGCGGCCGGCGCTGGGCGGGCTCCGACGTCGGGCTGGCCTGCGTCCTGGCGCTGCTCACCTCGGCGGTCGTCGTCGGCATCGGGTGGAACCCGGACGACGTCCCCATCAACCTGGTCTTCCTGCCGCTGGTGCTCGGCATCCTGTTCCTCAGCAACCGGGTGCTGCGCTGGTTCGCGGCGTTCATCATGGTGGCCCTCAGCTCTGCGGCCGTGCTGCAGGACACCTACCCGGTGCGCATCGTCGTCGCGCTGGTCGTGATGTACGGGGTCTCGGTCCTCGTGATCGTGCTGTCCCTGCGGCGCGACCACGTCGGCGTCGGCCCCATGCGGGGGCAGTCGATGCTGGTCGACCTGCGCGACCGGATCCTGGCCCAGGGCGAGATCCCGCAGCTCCCCCGGGAGTGGCTGGTCCAGTCGGCGCTGTCGTCGGCCGGCGGCTCGCCGTTCGCCGGCGACTTCGTCGTCGCCACCGCGAGCGACCGCGGCCGGCGGATGGAGCTGGTCGTGGTCGACGTGTCCGGCAAGGGCGAGGCGGCCGGCACCCGGGCGCTCCAGCTGTCCGGTGCGATGGGCGGGCTGGTGGCCGCGCTGCCGCCCGACCGGTTCTTCCCGGCCGCCAACGACTACCTCCTCCAGCGCGCCTGGGAGGAGGGCTTCGCGACCGCCGTCCACGTCTCGGTCGACCTGCGCACCGGAGACTTCGAGCTGCGCTCGGCCGGGCACCCGCCGGCCGTGCAGCGCGAGGCCGGCTCGGGCCGCTGGAAGCTGCTCCGGCCCGAGGGGCCGGTCCTCGGCATCGTCGACGACGCCGACTTCAGCTGCCACCGCGGCCGGCTCGCGCCGGGCGACAGCCTGCTGCTCTACACCGACGGCATGGTCGAGGAGCCGCGCCGCGACATCGACCTCGGCATCGACCACATGATGGGAGAGGCCGAGTCGCTGCTGCGCGGGTCGTGGGAGGGGCTGGCCCGTCGCCTGGTCGCCGCGGTCGGCTCACCGGACGACGACCGGGCGCTGCTGGTGGTCCACCGGCGCCCCTGA
- the tig gene encoding trigger factor, with protein MKSAVETLSPTRAKLTVEVPFEELKPSLDAAYQKIAKQINVPGFRRGKVPPQVIDRQVGRGVVLDEAVNDVLPKAYVEALQENNLTPLAQPDIEVTKFEDNDGLEFTAEVDVKPEFELPAYDGIEASVEDLEVSDEDVAEQVEALRERFGTLIDVERAAQDGDFVVIDLVATNDGEVVEGAEISGFSYKVGNGGMIDGLDEALTGMGVDEEKTFTTQLVSGDLVGQDVEVAVKVTQVQEQELPELDDEFAQEASEFDTLDELRADVRERLTRGKRLEQAAAARDAVLEALLEKVEIPLPDSMVTEELNARRGNLEQQLAMAGMTLEKYLEDEKQTQEEFEADLERRVRDAVAAQFLLDDIADKEEMGVDQGELTQHMIRRAQQSGQDPQEFVNHMFEHNHVPELVQEIRRGKALQLLVEGATVKDAAGNVVELKDLQADSTIGEPAEETAEAAEETEAPAEA; from the coding sequence GTGAAGAGCGCCGTCGAGACCTTGAGCCCGACCCGGGCCAAGCTGACCGTCGAGGTGCCCTTCGAGGAGCTCAAGCCGAGCCTCGACGCGGCGTACCAGAAGATCGCGAAGCAGATCAACGTCCCCGGCTTCCGCCGTGGCAAGGTCCCGCCGCAGGTCATCGACCGCCAGGTCGGCCGCGGCGTGGTCCTCGACGAGGCCGTCAACGACGTGCTGCCGAAGGCGTACGTCGAGGCGCTCCAGGAGAACAACCTCACGCCGCTCGCGCAGCCCGACATCGAGGTCACCAAGTTCGAGGACAACGACGGCCTCGAGTTCACCGCCGAGGTCGACGTGAAGCCCGAGTTCGAGCTCCCGGCGTACGACGGCATCGAGGCCTCCGTCGAGGACCTCGAGGTCTCCGACGAGGACGTCGCCGAGCAGGTCGAGGCCCTGCGTGAGCGCTTCGGCACCCTGATCGACGTCGAGCGCGCGGCGCAGGACGGCGACTTCGTGGTCATCGACCTGGTCGCCACCAACGACGGCGAGGTCGTCGAGGGCGCCGAGATCTCCGGCTTCTCCTACAAGGTCGGCAACGGCGGCATGATCGACGGGCTCGACGAGGCCCTGACCGGCATGGGCGTCGACGAGGAGAAGACCTTCACCACCCAGCTGGTGTCCGGCGACCTGGTGGGCCAGGACGTCGAGGTGGCCGTCAAGGTCACCCAGGTCCAGGAGCAGGAGCTCCCCGAGCTCGACGACGAGTTCGCCCAGGAGGCCTCGGAGTTCGACACCCTCGACGAGCTGCGTGCCGACGTCCGCGAGCGGCTGACCCGCGGCAAGCGCCTCGAGCAGGCCGCCGCCGCCCGCGACGCCGTCCTCGAGGCGCTGCTGGAGAAGGTCGAGATCCCGCTGCCCGACAGCATGGTCACCGAGGAGCTCAACGCGCGCCGCGGCAACCTGGAGCAGCAGCTCGCCATGGCCGGGATGACGCTCGAGAAGTACCTCGAGGACGAGAAGCAGACCCAGGAGGAGTTCGAGGCCGACCTCGAGCGCCGGGTCCGTGACGCCGTCGCCGCCCAGTTCCTCCTCGACGACATCGCCGACAAGGAGGAGATGGGCGTCGACCAGGGCGAGCTGACCCAGCACATGATCCGCCGCGCCCAGCAGTCCGGCCAGGACCCGCAGGAGTTCGTGAACCACATGTTCGAGCACAACCACGTGCCCGAGCTGGTCCAGGAGATCCGCCGCGGCAAGGCGCTACAGCTGCTCGTCGAGGGCGCGACCGTCAAGGACGCCGCCGGCAACGTCGTCGAGCTCAAGGACCTGCAGGCCGACAGCACCATCGGCGAGCCCGCCGAGGAGACCGCCGAGGCCGCCGAGGAGACCGAGGCCCCGGCCGAGGCCTGA
- a CDS encoding class I SAM-dependent methyltransferase, with amino-acid sequence MRTFEELVTEARQADVSGWGFGWLEGRAREERPSWGYARLLAGRLSGVGSGAALDLDTGGGEVVAEAPALPRRMVVTEGWAPNAARARELLGPRGVEVVEVDPGVPLPFPDATFDLVTARHPVAPDWPEIARVLRPGGHYLAQHVGPASAFELIEWFLGPLPEERRARDPRTERAAAEAAGLTVLDLRTARCRIELDDIGAVVWLLRKCVWWVPDFTVERYDDRLRALDARLRTGGPFVAHSTRHLVEARR; translated from the coding sequence GTGCGGACGTTCGAGGAGCTGGTGACCGAGGCGCGGCAGGCCGACGTGAGTGGCTGGGGCTTCGGCTGGCTCGAGGGCCGCGCGCGCGAGGAGCGGCCGTCGTGGGGGTACGCACGGCTGCTGGCAGGGCGCCTCTCGGGCGTCGGGAGCGGAGCCGCCCTCGACCTCGACACCGGCGGCGGCGAGGTCGTCGCGGAGGCGCCGGCACTCCCCCGGAGGATGGTGGTGACGGAGGGTTGGGCCCCCAACGCAGCACGCGCCCGCGAACTGCTGGGCCCGCGCGGCGTGGAGGTCGTCGAGGTCGACCCCGGCGTACCGCTCCCCTTCCCGGACGCCACCTTCGACCTGGTCACCGCCCGGCACCCGGTCGCCCCCGACTGGCCCGAGATCGCCCGCGTGCTGCGCCCGGGCGGGCACTACCTGGCCCAGCACGTCGGCCCGGCGTCGGCGTTCGAGCTGATCGAGTGGTTCCTCGGCCCGCTTCCCGAGGAGCGGCGAGCGCGGGATCCCCGGACCGAGCGGGCCGCGGCCGAGGCAGCGGGGCTGACCGTGCTCGACCTGCGCACGGCGCGCTGCCGCATCGAGCTGGACGACATCGGGGCGGTCGTGTGGCTGCTGCGCAAGTGCGTGTGGTGGGTTCCGGACTTCACCGTGGAGCGGTACGACGACCGGTTGCGCGCCCTCGACGCCCGGCTGCGCACGGGCGGGCCCTTCGTCGCCCACTCCACCCGGCACCTCGTCGAGGCCCGGCGCTGA
- a CDS encoding SRPBCC family protein gives MTTNAARELRAEAVIEAPAAHVWALLTDFGQLAEWSPETVRMVPLKRGGLRVGQWYLGINRRKAVVWPTRSVVADVAPGQRLVWDTPSSGARWIWELEADPADPGRTRVVHRRPVPGSLSIGSRIVAPLLLGGNDSHADELEAGMATTLAGLKAAAER, from the coding sequence ATGACGACGAACGCCGCGCGCGAGCTGCGCGCCGAGGCCGTGATCGAGGCGCCCGCGGCGCACGTGTGGGCGCTGCTGACCGACTTCGGCCAGCTCGCCGAGTGGAGTCCCGAGACGGTCCGGATGGTGCCGCTCAAGCGCGGCGGCCTGCGCGTGGGCCAGTGGTACCTCGGCATCAACCGGCGCAAGGCCGTCGTGTGGCCGACCCGCTCGGTCGTCGCCGACGTGGCGCCCGGTCAGCGGCTGGTGTGGGACACGCCGTCCAGCGGCGCCCGCTGGATCTGGGAGCTCGAAGCGGACCCCGCCGACCCGGGCCGCACCCGCGTCGTGCACCGGCGCCCCGTCCCCGGCTCGCTGAGCATCGGCAGCCGGATCGTGGCCCCGCTGCTGCTCGGCGGCAACGACTCGCACGCCGACGAGCTCGAGGCCGGCATGGCCACCACGCTCGCGGGCCTCAAGGCCGCGGCCGAGCGCTGA
- a CDS encoding ATP-dependent Clp protease proteolytic subunit, producing the protein MNPQMNGGAGISFLDDNIYSRLLRERIVFLGSEVRDQNANAICAQLLLLSAEDPEADIFLHINSPGGSVDAGMAIYDTMNYIPNDVATVGMGLAASMGQFLLCAGAKGKRYALPHARIMMHQPSSGMGGSASDIKIQAQQSLHIKKVLLDLIADHTGQSVEQVTEDADRDRWFTAQEALEYGLVDKVVKSAKEAVDEGRPAHKKD; encoded by the coding sequence ATGAACCCGCAGATGAACGGGGGAGCGGGGATCAGCTTCCTCGACGACAACATCTACAGCCGGCTGCTCCGCGAGCGGATCGTGTTCCTCGGCTCCGAGGTGCGCGACCAGAACGCGAACGCGATCTGCGCCCAGCTGCTGCTGCTGTCGGCCGAGGACCCCGAGGCGGACATCTTCCTGCACATCAACAGCCCCGGTGGCTCCGTGGACGCCGGCATGGCCATCTACGACACCATGAACTACATCCCCAACGACGTCGCGACCGTCGGCATGGGCCTGGCCGCCTCGATGGGCCAGTTCCTGCTGTGCGCCGGCGCCAAGGGCAAGCGCTACGCCCTGCCGCACGCGCGGATCATGATGCACCAGCCCTCCTCGGGCATGGGAGGCTCCGCCTCCGACATCAAGATCCAGGCGCAGCAGTCGCTCCACATCAAGAAGGTGCTGCTCGACCTCATCGCCGACCACACCGGCCAGAGCGTTGAGCAGGTCACCGAGGACGCCGACCGCGACCGCTGGTTCACCGCCCAGGAGGCGCTGGAGTACGGCCTGGTCGACAAGGTCGTCAAGAGCGCCAAGGAAGCCGTCGACGAGGGCCGTCCGGCTCACAAGAAGGACTGA
- a CDS encoding ATP-dependent Clp protease proteolytic subunit, protein MNYYIPQWEERTSYGFRRIDPYAKLFEDRIIYLGTPISDDVANAVIAQLLCLQSMNPDQDISIYINSPGGSFTALTAIYDTIQFIKPDVQTVCIGQAASAAAILLAAGAKGKRLALPNSRILIHQPYTEGTFGQTSDIEIQANEILRMRELLEKMISDHSGKSVEDVSRDIERDKILTAQGAIEYGLIDAVLESLKKTPALA, encoded by the coding sequence ATGAACTACTACATCCCGCAGTGGGAAGAGCGCACGTCCTACGGCTTCCGCCGGATCGACCCCTACGCCAAGCTGTTCGAGGACCGCATCATCTACCTCGGCACGCCGATCTCCGACGACGTCGCCAACGCCGTCATCGCCCAGCTGCTGTGCCTGCAGTCGATGAACCCCGACCAGGACATCAGCATCTACATCAACAGCCCCGGCGGCTCCTTCACCGCGCTGACCGCCATCTACGACACGATCCAGTTCATCAAGCCGGACGTGCAGACGGTGTGCATCGGCCAGGCGGCCTCGGCCGCGGCGATCCTCCTCGCCGCGGGCGCCAAGGGCAAGCGCCTCGCCCTGCCCAACAGCCGGATCCTGATCCACCAGCCATACACCGAGGGCACGTTCGGCCAGACCTCGGACATCGAGATCCAGGCCAACGAGATCCTGCGCATGCGCGAGCTCCTCGAGAAGATGATCAGCGACCACTCGGGCAAGTCCGTCGAGGACGTCAGCCGCGACATCGAGCGCGACAAGATCCTCACCGCCCAGGGTGCGATCGAGTACGGCCTGATCGACGCCGTGCTCGAGTCCCTCAAGAAGACCCCGGCCCTCGCCTGA